The following proteins are co-located in the Rhodococcus opacus B4 genome:
- a CDS encoding flavin reductase family protein: MLTSTIDQAHYRNVMGNLPTGVVALSGITADAEFPCGLVVGTFQSLSLDPPLVSFSVAHTSTSWPKVRAAGRLCASVLAAGQESVCRALSSKQPNKFADIEWSLSESGSPRIEGAHAFVDCEVVHELDGGDHVIVVARVLQMDTGHGEPLVFHQGRLGGIRQLTAA; this comes from the coding sequence ATGCTTACTTCCACCATCGATCAGGCGCACTACCGCAACGTGATGGGAAATCTGCCCACCGGTGTGGTCGCGTTGTCCGGCATCACTGCGGACGCCGAGTTCCCGTGTGGCCTGGTGGTCGGCACGTTCCAGTCGTTGTCGCTGGATCCGCCGCTGGTCAGTTTCAGTGTCGCGCACACCTCGACGAGCTGGCCGAAGGTGCGGGCGGCGGGCCGGTTGTGCGCGAGTGTTCTGGCCGCCGGTCAGGAGTCGGTGTGCCGGGCGTTGTCGAGTAAGCAGCCGAACAAGTTCGCTGATATCGAGTGGTCGTTGTCGGAGTCCGGGTCGCCGCGGATCGAGGGGGCGCATGCGTTCGTCGATTGCGAGGTCGTTCACGAACTGGACGGCGGTGATCATGTCATCGTCGTCGCCCGGGTTCTGCAGATGGACACCGGGCACGGTGAGCCCCTGGTCTTCCATCAGGGCCGGCTCGGCGGTATCCGGCAACTCACCGCCGCCTGA
- a CDS encoding flavin monoamine oxidase family protein — protein MADSAHQQRETDVVVIGGGIAGLITARELSRTGLRVVVLEARERLGGRVWTDHRLGRDLEIGGTWMHWVQPHVWAEITRYGLEMTRGPRAEQAYWLAGDEVRTGTLDQFMALIDPGMRRMLADTMRIIPRPDLPTAAAELADADQYSVQDMLDRLQLSSDEYQANEAAWVGHFNGPLTEGAFTTALRWTAATAGSWHLMHEASAVFRLAGGTQALVAAIAADSTAELRTGAEVSRIEHDAERAHVHLADGQVVTARRVVLTVPQNILGDLDINPALNGGKLAASKEKAASQGVKCWIRVRGPITPFFGYSSAAHPLSVVRTEYLGDDDAVLVGFGADSTRLDPNDRDAVQQALTVWRDDLDVLEVSGHDWMSDPYSQETWMMHRPHQVTRYLGAQQATEGVLHFASSDIANLWAGFIDGAIESALRAARDIATELHPDHSSRAAAASGTTI, from the coding sequence ATGGCAGACAGCGCTCACCAGCAGCGAGAGACCGACGTCGTCGTGATCGGTGGCGGCATCGCCGGGCTGATCACCGCCCGGGAGCTGTCCCGCACCGGACTGCGCGTGGTGGTACTCGAGGCACGCGAACGCCTCGGCGGACGGGTCTGGACCGACCACCGCCTCGGCCGGGACCTCGAGATCGGCGGCACCTGGATGCACTGGGTGCAGCCGCACGTGTGGGCCGAGATCACCAGATACGGACTCGAGATGACCCGTGGACCGCGCGCGGAGCAGGCGTACTGGCTCGCCGGCGACGAGGTCCGCACAGGCACGCTCGATCAGTTCATGGCGTTGATCGATCCCGGCATGCGCCGCATGCTCGCCGACACCATGCGGATCATCCCCCGCCCCGACCTGCCGACCGCCGCGGCCGAGCTTGCCGACGCCGATCAGTACAGCGTGCAGGACATGCTGGACCGGTTGCAGCTGAGCTCGGACGAATACCAGGCGAACGAAGCGGCCTGGGTAGGGCACTTCAACGGCCCACTCACCGAGGGTGCGTTCACCACCGCCCTGCGCTGGACTGCCGCCACCGCCGGCTCGTGGCACCTGATGCACGAGGCGTCGGCGGTCTTCCGCCTCGCCGGCGGCACCCAGGCCCTGGTGGCGGCGATCGCCGCCGATTCCACCGCCGAATTGCGCACCGGCGCGGAGGTCTCCCGCATCGAACACGACGCCGAACGCGCTCACGTACATCTGGCCGACGGTCAGGTCGTCACGGCGCGCCGCGTGGTGCTGACCGTGCCGCAGAACATCCTCGGCGACCTCGACATCAACCCGGCGCTGAACGGCGGCAAGCTCGCCGCGAGCAAGGAGAAGGCGGCCTCCCAGGGCGTCAAGTGCTGGATCCGGGTCCGCGGCCCGATCACTCCCTTCTTCGGATACTCCTCCGCAGCCCACCCCTTGTCGGTCGTGCGCACCGAGTACCTCGGCGACGACGACGCGGTACTGGTGGGCTTCGGCGCCGACTCGACTCGGCTGGATCCGAACGACCGCGACGCCGTCCAGCAGGCACTGACCGTGTGGCGGGACGATCTCGACGTCCTCGAGGTGTCCGGACACGACTGGATGAGTGACCCGTATTCGCAGGAGACCTGGATGATGCACCGCCCGCACCAGGTCACTCGCTACCTCGGCGCGCAGCAGGCCACCGAAGGGGTCCTGCACTTCGCGAGCAGTGACATCGCGAACCTGTGGGCCGGATTCATCGACGGCGCCATCGAGAGCGCACTGCGCGCCGCCCGCGACATCGCCACCGAACTACACCCCGACCACTCCTCCCGCGCCGCTGCCGCGTCCGGCACCACGATCTGA
- a CDS encoding MFS transporter translates to MTITNNEPVDLDTQAVDKKRFLVKLTGVIAGGMFIDGYILGIIGTVIGAITLDLGMSLFWEGLIGASALIGIFIGGPLGGWLADKLGRKPLFTIDLVIFTVGSVLQFFVDSTWQLFLVRLLMGVAIGADYSVGWPLLAEFSPARLRGRLMACNEVAWYLGFMTAFVAGFLMTAVWSLDWRIVLGSSTLPAVILLLARLGMPESPRWLMNKGRTAEATEIAHTYLEDPSDVLDITNEPTRKGTFGMLFSPAYRRATIFISVFWFCVVAPYFAIATFAASVLEGYGLGDGLAGALGVNGLALAGVVVSVVLIERIGRRKLTIPQQWVCAAVLAVIGLWSSAPPVLVLIGFLVFAFANAMCTALTGVYPGEIFPTEIRGLGTGFATAFSRVGAGLGTFLLPWSMHNLGAGTTMLIAAGICVVGASVSQVLAPETMGRSLSETSAPHQR, encoded by the coding sequence ATGACCATCACGAACAACGAACCCGTGGACCTCGATACGCAGGCGGTCGACAAGAAGCGCTTCCTGGTCAAGCTGACCGGCGTCATCGCCGGCGGCATGTTCATCGACGGCTACATCCTCGGCATCATCGGCACCGTCATCGGAGCCATCACCCTCGATCTCGGCATGTCGCTGTTCTGGGAGGGGCTCATCGGCGCCTCCGCGCTGATCGGCATCTTCATCGGCGGCCCCCTCGGCGGTTGGCTCGCCGACAAACTCGGCCGCAAGCCACTGTTCACGATCGACCTGGTGATCTTCACCGTCGGTTCGGTCCTGCAGTTCTTCGTCGACTCGACGTGGCAACTGTTCCTCGTCCGGTTGCTGATGGGCGTCGCCATCGGCGCCGACTACTCCGTCGGCTGGCCGCTGCTCGCCGAGTTCTCTCCCGCCCGGCTGCGGGGCCGGTTGATGGCCTGCAACGAGGTCGCCTGGTACCTCGGATTCATGACGGCGTTCGTTGCCGGCTTCCTGATGACCGCGGTGTGGTCCCTCGACTGGCGCATCGTGCTCGGCTCGAGCACCCTTCCCGCGGTGATCCTGCTACTGGCCCGGCTGGGTATGCCCGAATCACCACGCTGGCTGATGAACAAGGGCCGCACCGCAGAGGCGACCGAAATCGCCCACACCTACCTCGAGGATCCGTCGGACGTCCTCGACATCACCAATGAACCGACCCGCAAGGGCACCTTCGGGATGCTGTTCTCCCCGGCGTACCGGCGCGCGACGATCTTCATCTCCGTCTTCTGGTTCTGCGTGGTGGCACCGTATTTCGCCATCGCTACGTTCGCGGCCAGCGTGCTGGAGGGCTACGGACTCGGTGACGGACTCGCCGGCGCCCTCGGGGTCAACGGACTCGCGTTGGCCGGTGTCGTGGTCTCGGTCGTTCTCATCGAACGCATCGGCCGGCGGAAGCTGACGATCCCGCAGCAGTGGGTGTGCGCGGCGGTCCTGGCGGTCATCGGGTTGTGGTCCTCGGCGCCGCCGGTGCTGGTACTGATCGGCTTCCTGGTCTTCGCGTTCGCCAACGCCATGTGCACCGCCCTGACCGGGGTCTACCCCGGTGAGATCTTCCCGACCGAGATCCGCGGCCTGGGAACCGGTTTCGCGACGGCGTTCAGCCGCGTCGGCGCCGGCCTCGGCACGTTCCTGCTGCCTTGGTCGATGCACAACCTCGGCGCGGGCACCACGATGCTCATCGCCGCCGGCATTTGCGTCGTCGGCGCCTCGGTCTCCCAGGTTCTCGCCCCGGAAACGATGGGCCGCAGTCTCAGCGAAACCTCCGCTCCGCACCAGAGGTAG
- a CDS encoding bifunctional 3,4-dihydroxy-2-butanone-4-phosphate synthase/GTP cyclohydrolase II — MSTISDAVTALANKGMVLVVDDEDRENEGDLIMAAEYASTDAVAFFLEHTSGFLCVAIEEARADRLGLDLMVRDNTESHNTAFLVSVDYRHGTTTGISAGDRGATIRALADPALQPADLARPGHVMPLLAKPGGVLERPGHTEAGVDLCRMAGLSGAALLCEIVTPDRREMMRRDDLRQLAAQHSIPMISIADLRAWRSQTEGTVTPLRHNSVRPGTTVLRSGRSTLPTEVGTFDAVAYHAPGDGVEHLALVMGDVAAGDAPLVRLHSECITGDLAGSLRCDCGPQFRSALSTIADAGAGVLIYLRGHEGRGIGLGHKLRAYELQQHEGLDTVDANVSLGLPVDGRDYRVACEILDDLGVGRVRLMTNNPDKVGALSDHGITVAEQIPHESSPTAYNRSYLTTKRDRMGHTLQRLG; from the coding sequence ATGTCGACCATCTCGGACGCGGTCACCGCACTCGCAAACAAGGGAATGGTCCTCGTCGTCGACGACGAAGACCGCGAGAACGAGGGCGACCTGATCATGGCCGCCGAATACGCGAGCACCGATGCGGTCGCGTTCTTCCTCGAACACACCTCCGGATTTCTCTGCGTCGCCATCGAGGAGGCCCGCGCCGACAGACTCGGCCTCGACCTGATGGTCCGCGACAACACCGAATCCCACAACACAGCCTTCCTGGTCAGTGTCGACTACCGGCACGGCACCACCACAGGTATCAGCGCGGGTGATCGCGGCGCCACCATCCGGGCGCTCGCCGATCCGGCACTGCAGCCCGCCGACCTCGCCCGGCCCGGACACGTGATGCCGCTGCTCGCGAAGCCCGGCGGCGTCCTCGAACGCCCCGGGCACACCGAAGCCGGAGTCGACCTGTGCCGCATGGCCGGACTCAGCGGCGCCGCCCTGCTCTGTGAGATCGTCACCCCCGACCGGCGCGAGATGATGCGCCGCGACGACCTTCGACAGCTCGCCGCCCAGCATTCGATCCCGATGATCTCCATCGCCGACCTGCGCGCCTGGCGTTCGCAGACCGAGGGCACGGTGACGCCGCTGCGCCACAACAGTGTTCGTCCCGGGACCACCGTTCTCCGGTCCGGTCGCAGCACGCTGCCCACCGAGGTCGGCACGTTCGACGCGGTCGCTTATCACGCACCCGGCGACGGCGTCGAGCACCTGGCCCTCGTGATGGGTGACGTCGCCGCCGGCGACGCGCCGCTGGTCCGGCTGCACAGCGAATGCATCACCGGCGACCTCGCCGGCTCCCTGCGCTGCGATTGCGGTCCTCAATTCCGATCCGCGCTGAGCACAATCGCCGACGCCGGCGCCGGCGTCCTGATCTACCTGCGCGGGCACGAGGGCCGCGGCATCGGCCTGGGCCACAAACTGCGTGCCTACGAACTCCAGCAACACGAGGGCCTCGACACCGTCGACGCCAACGTCAGCCTGGGCCTGCCGGTCGACGGCCGCGACTACCGCGTCGCCTGCGAGATCCTCGACGACCTCGGAGTGGGTCGCGTGCGGCTGATGACGAACAATCCCGACAAGGTCGGGGCGCTGAGCGACCACGGCATCACCGTCGCCGAACAGATCCCGCACGAGTCGTCACCGACCGCCTACAACCGGTCCTATCTGACCACCAAACGCGACCGCATGGGCCACACCCTGCAGCGGCTCGGCTGA
- a CDS encoding NAD(P)-dependent malic enzyme, protein MTVVSEPTTPRKVELTDEEIFAGHIGGKLSVETTAALDSQRALSIAYTPGVAQVSRAIHADETLADRYTWTNRLVVVVSDGSAVLGLGDIGPRASLPVMEGKSALFKNFAGLNSIPLVLDTKDPDEIVETLIRLRPSFGAVNLEDISAPRCFEIEQRVIEALDCPVMHDDQHGTAIVVLAALKGAVKVQDRDLSTLRVVISGAGAAGVACANILLAAGIADVTVLDSKGIVSADRQDLNAVKVDLAARTNPAGRRGGIVEALDGADVFLGVSAGTVPEELIATMAENSVVFALSNPDPEIHPDVARKHAAIVATGRSDFPNQINNVLAFPGVFKGALDAGARRITEGMKLAAAEAILSVVGDELAVDKIVPSPLDPRVAPAVAEAVAAAARAEGVTG, encoded by the coding sequence GTGACTGTCGTGTCCGAACCCACCACACCGCGGAAGGTCGAGCTGACCGACGAGGAAATCTTCGCCGGCCACATCGGGGGGAAGCTCTCGGTAGAGACCACCGCCGCCCTCGATTCGCAGCGCGCCCTGTCCATCGCTTACACGCCCGGTGTCGCGCAGGTCTCCCGCGCGATCCACGCCGACGAGACCCTCGCCGACCGCTACACCTGGACCAACCGCCTCGTGGTCGTCGTCTCCGACGGCTCCGCGGTCCTCGGCCTCGGCGACATCGGCCCCCGCGCCTCCCTTCCCGTGATGGAGGGCAAGTCCGCGCTGTTCAAGAACTTCGCCGGCCTGAACTCCATCCCCCTGGTCCTCGACACCAAGGACCCCGACGAGATCGTCGAGACCCTGATCCGGCTGCGCCCGAGCTTCGGCGCCGTCAATTTGGAGGACATCTCCGCCCCCCGCTGCTTCGAGATCGAACAGCGCGTCATCGAGGCGTTGGACTGCCCGGTCATGCACGACGACCAGCACGGCACCGCCATCGTCGTCCTCGCCGCCCTCAAGGGCGCGGTCAAGGTCCAGGACCGCGACCTGTCCACCCTGCGGGTGGTCATCTCCGGTGCCGGCGCCGCCGGCGTGGCCTGCGCGAACATCCTGCTCGCCGCCGGCATCGCGGACGTCACGGTGCTGGACTCGAAGGGCATCGTCTCCGCCGACCGCCAGGACCTGAACGCGGTCAAGGTCGACCTGGCCGCCCGCACCAACCCCGCCGGCCGCCGCGGCGGCATCGTCGAAGCATTGGACGGTGCGGACGTGTTCCTCGGGGTGTCCGCCGGCACCGTCCCGGAGGAGCTCATCGCGACGATGGCGGAGAACTCGGTGGTGTTCGCGTTGTCGAACCCGGACCCGGAGATCCACCCGGACGTCGCGCGCAAGCACGCGGCGATCGTCGCCACCGGGCGCAGCGATTTCCCGAACCAGATCAACAATGTGCTCGCCTTCCCCGGTGTGTTCAAGGGCGCCCTGGACGCCGGTGCCCGCCGGATCACCGAAGGCATGAAACTTGCCGCCGCCGAGGCCATCCTCTCGGTCGTCGGTGACGAGCTGGCTGTAGACAAGATCGTTCCCAGCCCGCTCGATCCTCGCGTCGCCCCCGCTGTCGCGGAGGCAGTCGCCGCCGCTGCTCGTGCAGAAGGCGTCACCGGCTAG
- a CDS encoding DUF1214 domain-containing protein, translating into MSGTVHTEPDGTIDLWFGPSAPAGKEANWIRTVPAKSWFPMLRLYGPLQPWFDKQWQPGELHEVSPEA; encoded by the coding sequence CTGAGCGGCACCGTCCACACCGAACCCGACGGAACGATCGACCTCTGGTTCGGCCCCTCCGCACCCGCGGGCAAGGAAGCGAACTGGATCCGAACGGTCCCGGCCAAGAGCTGGTTTCCCATGCTCCGCCTGTACGGACCACTGCAGCCGTGGTTCGACAAGCAGTGGCAACCCGGCGAACTGCACGAGGTGTCACCGGAGGCATAG
- a CDS encoding WhiB family transcriptional regulator has protein sequence MTFTENHSGRPPDWDWRLEGSCRGTDTDIFFPPDDREKRTIRARRERRAKQICRECPVLPECRSHAFTAAERHGIWGGMSETERARLGRRYTQRFAR, from the coding sequence ATGACCTTCACCGAGAATCACTCCGGCCGTCCCCCGGACTGGGACTGGCGCCTCGAAGGATCGTGCCGCGGCACCGATACCGACATATTCTTCCCACCCGACGATCGCGAGAAGAGAACGATCCGCGCACGGCGCGAACGCCGTGCCAAGCAGATCTGCCGGGAATGCCCCGTACTTCCCGAATGCCGCTCCCACGCCTTCACCGCCGCAGAACGCCACGGCATCTGGGGTGGCATGTCCGAGACCGAACGCGCCCGCCTCGGCCGGCGGTACACCCAGCGGTTTGCCCGCTGA
- a CDS encoding 2-keto-4-pentenoate hydratase → MQTTELHDVAATLRTARANGAPITAPTKTWPALDADAGFAVQRINVEHAVAGGDRLVGYKLGNIAKVMQEAFGLGQPDYGFLLAGIFAYEGTTLDRNDYIEPFVELEPAFVLKNSLRGPNITVADVINAIDYAVPAIEIIDSRVQNWAIDLPDTLADNGSTGAVILGGTPRRITDLTLRDMRGSLHFNGREVITGNTRNILGNPLAAVAWLANRLAAYDVGFQAGQVILPGSCLQAVPMNEAGQWVGEFEGFGTIEFDVSLGTN, encoded by the coding sequence ATGCAGACCACCGAACTCCACGATGTCGCGGCCACCCTGCGTACCGCACGCGCGAACGGTGCGCCGATCACCGCGCCGACCAAGACCTGGCCCGCCCTCGACGCGGACGCCGGATTCGCCGTGCAGCGCATCAACGTCGAGCACGCCGTCGCCGGCGGCGACCGCCTGGTCGGGTACAAACTCGGCAACATCGCGAAGGTCATGCAGGAAGCATTCGGTCTCGGCCAGCCCGATTACGGATTCCTGCTCGCCGGCATCTTCGCCTACGAAGGCACCACCCTCGATCGCAACGACTACATCGAACCGTTCGTCGAACTCGAACCCGCCTTCGTGCTGAAGAACAGTCTGCGCGGACCCAACATCACCGTCGCCGACGTCATCAATGCCATCGACTACGCAGTGCCCGCCATCGAGATCATCGACTCCCGCGTCCAGAACTGGGCCATCGACCTGCCGGACACGCTGGCAGACAACGGATCCACCGGAGCGGTCATCCTCGGCGGCACTCCCCGCCGCATCACCGACCTGACCCTCCGCGACATGCGCGGCTCCCTGCACTTCAACGGCCGCGAGGTCATCACCGGGAACACCCGCAACATCCTCGGCAATCCCCTCGCCGCGGTTGCCTGGCTCGCGAACCGCCTCGCCGCCTACGACGTCGGATTCCAGGCCGGTCAGGTCATCCTCCCCGGCAGCTGCCTGCAGGCGGTGCCGATGAACGAGGCCGGCCAGTGGGTCGGCGAATTCGAAGGCTTCGGCACCATCGAGTTCGACGTCTCCCTCGGCACCAACTGA
- a CDS encoding LLM class flavin-dependent oxidoreductase, with protein sequence MASQRMRIFAFDYQGPAHLSAGLWRHPKDQGANYKNLAYWTEYAKMLEEARFDGIFFADNVGYHDVYEGNADAALADAAQIPAQDPFMAVSAMAAVTKNLGFGLTGSTSYEHPYALARKFSTLDHLTDGRVGWNMVTSYSDSAARNLGTGQQVPHDERYDMAAEYLEVCYKLWESSWDDDAVVRDAERGMYIDPSRVHNIEHKGKYFSVPGFALCEPSPQRTPVIFQAGGSSKGLSLAAASAEAVFVNAVSIPALKKQVDRLRSLAAEAGRDPQSIKVLQMLNVVVAPTDEEAHAKYESYRKLVSYTGAMARYSGWTGLDMSQFDPDVPLEHVKTNAGQTMVDLFSKMDPDKQWTPRDIAEFVGIGGTGPTIVGSPTTVADELTRWMDETGIAGYNLANAVKYQDIADFIELVVPELQRRGTMWTEYEGSTLREKLYGKGAVRLRDDHPGHRIGDRTVEAV encoded by the coding sequence ATGGCGTCTCAGCGCATGCGAATCTTTGCCTTCGATTACCAGGGCCCGGCGCACCTGTCGGCCGGCCTCTGGCGGCACCCGAAGGATCAGGGCGCGAACTACAAGAACCTCGCCTACTGGACCGAGTACGCCAAGATGCTCGAAGAAGCCCGGTTCGACGGCATCTTCTTCGCCGACAACGTCGGATACCACGACGTCTACGAGGGCAACGCCGACGCTGCCCTCGCCGACGCCGCGCAGATCCCCGCGCAGGATCCGTTCATGGCCGTCTCCGCGATGGCCGCGGTGACGAAGAACCTCGGGTTCGGGCTGACCGGGTCGACCTCCTACGAGCACCCATACGCGCTGGCCCGTAAGTTCAGCACCCTCGACCACCTCACCGACGGCCGGGTCGGCTGGAACATGGTGACCTCCTACTCCGATAGCGCCGCCCGCAATCTCGGTACCGGACAGCAGGTTCCGCACGACGAGCGATACGACATGGCCGCCGAGTACCTCGAGGTCTGCTACAAGTTGTGGGAATCGTCCTGGGACGACGACGCGGTTGTCCGGGACGCCGAGCGCGGCATGTACATCGACCCGAGCCGGGTGCACAACATCGAGCACAAGGGCAAGTACTTCTCCGTTCCCGGCTTCGCCCTGTGCGAGCCGTCCCCGCAGCGCACCCCGGTGATCTTCCAGGCCGGTGGCTCGTCCAAGGGGCTGAGCCTGGCCGCGGCGAGCGCCGAAGCGGTCTTCGTCAACGCCGTGTCCATCCCGGCGCTGAAGAAGCAGGTCGACCGCCTGCGCTCGCTCGCCGCCGAGGCCGGACGCGACCCGCAGAGCATCAAGGTGCTGCAGATGCTCAACGTCGTCGTGGCCCCGACGGACGAGGAAGCCCACGCCAAGTACGAGTCCTACCGCAAGCTGGTCAGCTACACCGGCGCGATGGCCCGCTACAGCGGCTGGACCGGGCTGGACATGTCCCAGTTCGATCCCGACGTCCCGCTCGAGCACGTCAAGACGAACGCCGGACAGACCATGGTCGACCTGTTCTCGAAGATGGACCCGGACAAGCAGTGGACCCCGCGCGACATCGCCGAGTTCGTCGGTATCGGTGGCACCGGCCCCACCATCGTCGGCTCCCCCACCACCGTCGCCGACGAGCTGACCCGCTGGATGGACGAAACCGGGATCGCCGGCTACAACCTCGCGAACGCGGTCAAGTACCAGGACATCGCCGACTTCATCGAACTCGTCGTCCCCGAACTCCAGCGCCGCGGCACCATGTGGACCGAGTACGAAGGCTCGACGCTGCGCGAAAAGCTCTACGGCAAGGGCGCCGTCCGGCTTCGCGACGACCACCCCGGACACCGGATCGGCGACCGCACCGTCGAAGCCGTCTGA
- a CDS encoding PucR family transcriptional regulator encodes MSNLTVGDLVAMRQLACSVVAGAAGVGRTVVWAHVCELPDPWHWLGADDLLMTTGMCLPAGADEQKQFIRRLSEAGLAGIAIGDDLQAPPFTREMLAAADELRFPVMTVGHATPFAAIGRTVAIAAQSVQVSRIARLSRLYDAMQATPEDESSLLGRLSAELGHRLHVVDVELGSEVLRDAHPLDDELVGELRGRVDGRLDRLPPRMAIDTAAGTTATAFPLATHRKCMLVAAGNSDLEVDAFVLLHAQSLVGVEVERVTRDRERVDAVRAELLEQMITGSISADAAAPRLAKLGLADTGWCVFGFDASRLQTARTLTGDRGFPYLSCSVREAGYLMVPSAEADSTAELLGHHIDSMGMSARNATTQRVPDSVRQARWALQAARAAGGGLAEYSAAAPLFLPRTLTEAHFATRAVLGKVIDYDAANHSDLVETLDVFLALDRNWAAAAERLVIHRQTLGYRLRKIESLTGRSVKSSADIADFWMALITRRISSDQN; translated from the coding sequence GTGTCGAACCTGACAGTCGGTGACCTGGTGGCCATGCGGCAACTTGCATGCAGCGTGGTCGCAGGCGCGGCCGGTGTGGGACGGACCGTGGTGTGGGCGCACGTGTGCGAGTTGCCCGATCCGTGGCACTGGCTCGGCGCCGACGACCTACTGATGACCACCGGGATGTGCCTGCCGGCGGGCGCTGACGAGCAGAAGCAGTTCATCCGACGTCTCAGTGAGGCCGGTTTGGCCGGCATCGCGATCGGCGACGACCTGCAAGCGCCCCCGTTCACGCGAGAGATGCTGGCCGCGGCCGACGAACTGCGCTTCCCCGTGATGACGGTCGGTCACGCAACCCCCTTCGCGGCGATCGGCCGCACCGTCGCGATCGCGGCCCAGAGCGTCCAGGTCAGTCGCATCGCCCGTCTGAGTCGGCTCTACGACGCCATGCAGGCGACGCCCGAGGACGAGAGCTCGCTGCTCGGCCGGCTGTCTGCCGAACTCGGACACCGACTCCACGTCGTCGACGTCGAACTCGGCAGCGAGGTGCTCCGTGATGCGCACCCCCTGGACGACGAACTCGTCGGCGAGCTTCGTGGCCGGGTCGATGGCCGGCTCGACCGTCTTCCACCGCGAATGGCGATCGACACCGCTGCCGGAACGACGGCGACCGCGTTTCCGCTGGCGACTCACCGCAAATGCATGCTCGTGGCGGCCGGGAACTCCGACCTCGAAGTCGACGCCTTCGTCTTGTTACACGCGCAGAGTCTGGTCGGCGTGGAAGTGGAGCGCGTGACCCGGGACCGCGAGCGTGTCGATGCGGTGCGGGCCGAACTGCTCGAGCAGATGATCACCGGATCGATCAGCGCGGATGCCGCCGCACCCCGGCTCGCGAAACTCGGCTTGGCCGACACGGGTTGGTGCGTCTTCGGATTCGACGCTTCCCGTCTCCAGACCGCGCGCACGCTCACCGGAGACCGCGGATTCCCGTACCTGTCGTGCTCCGTGAGGGAAGCGGGCTACCTGATGGTGCCGAGCGCCGAAGCCGATTCGACGGCGGAACTACTAGGCCATCACATCGATTCGATGGGCATGTCGGCACGCAACGCGACGACTCAACGGGTGCCGGACAGCGTTCGTCAAGCCCGGTGGGCACTCCAGGCCGCGCGGGCGGCCGGCGGCGGACTTGCCGAGTATTCGGCCGCGGCACCGCTGTTTCTGCCCCGCACCTTGACGGAGGCACACTTTGCGACGCGAGCAGTGCTGGGGAAGGTCATCGATTACGACGCGGCCAATCACAGTGATCTCGTCGAGACCCTGGATGTGTTCCTGGCTCTGGATCGAAATTGGGCGGCAGCCGCCGAAAGACTTGTCATCCACCGTCAGACACTCGGATACCGGCTACGCAAGATCGAGAGTCTGACCGGCCGGAGCGTGAAGAGTTCGGCCGACATCGCCGACTTCTGGATGGCGCTGATCACCCGTCGGATCAGTTCCGACCAGAACTGA